GAACTCATCGACCACGGTGTGAGTGTCGTCATTTATGCGAATCATCTGATGCGCGCGGCATATCCCCAGATGTCGAAAGTCGCGCATTCGATACTGGAGCATGGGCGCGCACGCGAAGCCGACACGATGTTGACTTCAGTCTCCGACGCATTGGCGATCATCCCCGAGAATCGCGCATGATCTCCCCGGAGACTTTCTGTGGCGAATTGCTCCGCGGTGGGGTGTCCTACTTCGTAGGAGTGCCGGACAGTCTGCTCAAGAATCTCGGTTCCCATTTCGCATCAAGCCTTACGCCAGACGAGCACACGATTGCAGCCAACGAGGGAACGGCTGTAGCGATGGCGATCGGCCATCACCTTCGCACCGGTGAACTCGCGGCGGTCTACCTACAGAATTCAGGCATCGGCAACGCGGTGAATCCCCTACTCTCATTGGCCGATCCGGAGGTTTATGGGATCCCGATGCTTCTGATCGTGGGCTGGCGCGGTGAACCGGGGGTAAAGGACGAGCCTCAGCACGTCAAGCAGGGGCGAGTGATGAAAGCCTTGTTGGAGGCAATAGAAGTCCCCTATACCGTTCTACCTCGCGACCAGGAGGACGCACTGACGTCGGTCCGAGATGCGCTGGAGCGAGCGGTATCGCGCCAAGGCCCCGTCGTCGTCCTCGTGGAGAAGGACACATTCGATCGACCCAGGAGAGGCGTAACCGTCACTCCGTTGGCTTCGAATCTGCCCACTCGAGAGGCAGCCTTGAAGAGAGTGATAGATACGCTAGGCACGGACGCCATAGTCGTCTCGACCACAGGCATGTTAAGTCGCGAACTCTACGAGTATCGCGTCGCCAACGCCACCGAGCCATCAGATTTCTTGACTGTCGGCGGGATGGGCCACGCCTCCTCGATCGCCCTCGGCGTGGCACTGAGGGAGCCGACCAGGCAGGTGTGGTGTCTGGACGGTGACGGGGCACTCCTCATGCATGCTGGCGCGTTGACCAATGTCGCCAGCCAGGCACCGCCGACCTACCATCACGTCGTGTTCAATAACGGAGTTCACGACAGCGTCGGGGGTCAACCTACGGCTATCTGCAACGTGGATCTTCCTGCGCTTTCCCTGGCTGCCGGGTACCGAG
The window above is part of the Mycolicibacterium rutilum genome. Proteins encoded here:
- the aepY gene encoding phosphonopyruvate decarboxylase, which codes for MISPETFCGELLRGGVSYFVGVPDSLLKNLGSHFASSLTPDEHTIAANEGTAVAMAIGHHLRTGELAAVYLQNSGIGNAVNPLLSLADPEVYGIPMLLIVGWRGEPGVKDEPQHVKQGRVMKALLEAIEVPYTVLPRDQEDALTSVRDALERAVSRQGPVVVLVEKDTFDRPRRGVTVTPLASNLPTREAALKRVIDTLGTDAIVVSTTGMLSRELYEYRVANATEPSDFLTVGGMGHASSIALGVALREPTRQVWCLDGDGALLMHAGALTNVASQAPPTYHHVVFNNGVHDSVGGQPTAICNVDLPALSLAAGYRGALRVNEIDAIPSAVAKMRENGGPTLIEILVKPGARSDLGRPTTTPAENKTAFMENVRSHARALNAD